From a region of the Nyctibius grandis isolate bNycGra1 chromosome 10, bNycGra1.pri, whole genome shotgun sequence genome:
- the CCDC69 gene encoding coiled-coil domain-containing protein 69 isoform X1: MGCTGSALRCCPAGDKRQLKAQPQRGPASQELTALKRENANAALWPEDGKEKVAVGEERTESARLLQGQEEERLRDASQEGTARVAQDGDIQVEQGKHLELEEQFDALRRAHTETLEELQRAHEQEKLLLAESHHRSQAALQETIQALNSQLKSFQERMKRVEESLLSTDYKKHIQEHGSPSPFWEQELESLHFVIEMKNEHIHGLDKKLLNLETVAERNLLLEEKVKTLQQENEDLQVRTQNHLVMASCRRSCWPPAGHWRRRPSCGSRLGARRRSCCTACSKVGTGPPSPWPPARCPSSPRSTTPTRTARCRGVPGLSSGHLSPGLLPRVPLCRGRTWLMDPSHPPVPSLRPFLWWAAVGGFLGVKGVSQDTQTCIGLDPTQRLALSITSTSAARGHEARKTRWSLGRDGDEHREDEEGAGDVMVLRYHTP; the protein is encoded by the exons ATGGGCTGCACCGGCAGCGCCCTGCGCTGCTGCCCCGCCGGCGACAAG AGACAGCTCAAAGCCCAGCCGCAGAGGGGACCAGCTTCTCAGGAGCTCACGGCCTTGAAGAGAGAGAATG CCAATGCCGCCCTGTGGCCTGAGGACGGGAAGGAGAAGGTAGCGGTGGGAGAGGAGCGGACGGAGAGCGCGAGACTCCTCCAaggccaggaggaggagaggctgcgGGATGCCAGCCAGGAAGGCACCGCGAGAGTCGCCCAGGACGGTGACATCCAG GTGGAACAGGGAAAACacctggagctggaggagcagtTTGATGCCCTGAGGAGAGCGCACACGGAGACTCTGGAAG AGCTCCAGAGAGCGCATGagcaggagaagctgctgctggcagagtcCCACCACAGGTCCCAGGCGGCCTTACAG GAGACGATCCAGGCGCTGAATTCCCAGCTGAAGTCCTTCCAGGAGAGGATGAAGCGGGTGGAGGAGTCACTCTTGAGCACAGACTATAAGAAGCACATCCAG GAGCACGGGAGCCCCAGCCCCTtctgggagcaggagctggagagcCTGCACTTCGTCATCGAGATGAAGAACGAGCACATCCACGGCCTGGACAAGAAGCTGCTGAACCTGGAGACCGTG gcagagaggaaccttctgctggaggagaaggtgaAGACCCTCCAGCAGGAGAACGAAGACCTGCAAGTTCGCACCCAGAACCACTTGGTCATGGCGAG CTGTCGGAGGAGCTGCTGGCCGCCCGCGGGGCACTGGAGAAGGAGGCCCAGCTGCGGGAGCAGGCTCGGCGCGAGAAGGAGGAGCTGCTGTACCGCGTGCTCGAAAGTGGGGACGGGTCCCCCTTCCCCATGGCCGCCGGCGAGGTGCCCCTCATCGCCACGTAGCACAACGCCGACCCGCACCGCGCGCTgccggggggtgccggggctTTCCTCCGGGCACCTgagcccagggctgctcccacGAGTGCCCCTCTGCCGGGGCAGGACCTGGCTGATGGACCCCAGCCACCCCCCTGTGCCATCCCTGCGCCCCTTCCTCTGGTGGGCGGCTGTGGGGGGCTTTCTAGGGGTAAAAGGCGTCAGCCAGGACACGCAGACGTGCATTGGGCTGGACCCGACCCAGCGCTTGGCTCTGAGCATAACCAGCACCAGTGCTGCCCGGGGGCACGAGGCGAGGAAGACGAGGTGGTCACTGGGACGGGATGGGGACGAGCACcgggaggatgaggagggtgctggggatgTGATGGTGTTAAGGTACCACACTCCCTGA
- the CCDC69 gene encoding coiled-coil domain-containing protein 69 isoform X2 → MGCTGSALRCCPAGDKRQLKAQPQRGPASQELTALKRENANAALWPEDGKEKVAVGEERTESARLLQGQEEERLRDASQEGTARVAQDGDIQVEQGKHLELEEQFDALRRAHTETLEELQRAHEQEKLLLAESHHRSQAALQETIQALNSQLKSFQERMKRVEESLLSTDYKKHIQEHGSPSPFWEQELESLHFVIEMKNEHIHGLDKKLLNLETVAERNLLLEEKVKTLQQENEDLQVRTQNHLVMARQLSEELLAARGALEKEAQLREQARREKEELLYRVLESGDGSPFPMAAGEVPLIAT, encoded by the exons ATGGGCTGCACCGGCAGCGCCCTGCGCTGCTGCCCCGCCGGCGACAAG AGACAGCTCAAAGCCCAGCCGCAGAGGGGACCAGCTTCTCAGGAGCTCACGGCCTTGAAGAGAGAGAATG CCAATGCCGCCCTGTGGCCTGAGGACGGGAAGGAGAAGGTAGCGGTGGGAGAGGAGCGGACGGAGAGCGCGAGACTCCTCCAaggccaggaggaggagaggctgcgGGATGCCAGCCAGGAAGGCACCGCGAGAGTCGCCCAGGACGGTGACATCCAG GTGGAACAGGGAAAACacctggagctggaggagcagtTTGATGCCCTGAGGAGAGCGCACACGGAGACTCTGGAAG AGCTCCAGAGAGCGCATGagcaggagaagctgctgctggcagagtcCCACCACAGGTCCCAGGCGGCCTTACAG GAGACGATCCAGGCGCTGAATTCCCAGCTGAAGTCCTTCCAGGAGAGGATGAAGCGGGTGGAGGAGTCACTCTTGAGCACAGACTATAAGAAGCACATCCAG GAGCACGGGAGCCCCAGCCCCTtctgggagcaggagctggagagcCTGCACTTCGTCATCGAGATGAAGAACGAGCACATCCACGGCCTGGACAAGAAGCTGCTGAACCTGGAGACCGTG gcagagaggaaccttctgctggaggagaaggtgaAGACCCTCCAGCAGGAGAACGAAGACCTGCAAGTTCGCACCCAGAACCACTTGGTCATGGCGAG GCAGCTGTCGGAGGAGCTGCTGGCCGCCCGCGGGGCACTGGAGAAGGAGGCCCAGCTGCGGGAGCAGGCTCGGCGCGAGAAGGAGGAGCTGCTGTACCGCGTGCTCGAAAGTGGGGACGGGTCCCCCTTCCCCATGGCCGCCGGCGAGGTGCCCCTCATCGCCACGTAG